A stretch of Myxococcus hansupus DNA encodes these proteins:
- a CDS encoding lamin tail domain-containing protein encodes MVSPRLLAPLLVLLLLTACPGDDSTPTPVDSGVITDAGSDPDSGTDSDAGTEPDAGTEPDAGADAGQETTPPSITTEALTGGTVGQWYSVTLSAAGGRAPLSWRLAEDFVATGLSLSSTGTLSGTPAQAAESTLSVTVEDADGQTASRELTLSVAAAGAPVFTVGQWNLTYFGSDSRGPVNSSSDGGTSDDLQIAGARDIMRELGANLWAVVEMVDTSDFDLLKAQLPGFDGFLANNAAFVSGGTSPYGTSSQKVGVLYDSSLTFQSASLVRVGNSSDFSDRPPLRVDFTTEIAGEETQLTVIVVHMRANSSDPTGPREARERAAAALKTYLDDTLPTQHVFVIGDWNDDVDESISLDPTTQAPLATPYQHFVSDSARYTFITRELSLAGGATTIGFENIVDHTLASNEAADRYIPDSASILYADEWFPDFLNVVSDHRPVISRYTFSAQTGPFVRLKAPHGGTYQGGSTLPITWTSWGVGQVRVEVSTNGGTDWSTVASAVPAAQGRFAWNVPDENAAQVLVRVVDAFNPANVDTSREALSIVGGPARVFINEVLAHEGTQTAAHEFVELVNASPFPVDLSGWTLWDATNGAARHVFAAGTQLGGGQAVVVFGGAAAVPSGQANALAASGGLLGLGNSSDSVRLRRQDSTLVDQFDYTSAVPGVSANRSPDATPDASFVPHDALPAGLASSPGLRADGTAF; translated from the coding sequence ATGGTGTCCCCCCGCCTGCTCGCGCCCCTTCTCGTCCTGCTCCTGTTGACCGCCTGCCCCGGGGACGACTCCACGCCGACGCCCGTGGACAGCGGCGTCATCACCGACGCCGGGAGCGACCCGGATTCAGGGACGGATTCAGACGCGGGCACGGAACCGGACGCAGGCACGGAACCGGATGCGGGCGCGGACGCCGGGCAGGAGACCACCCCGCCCAGCATCACCACCGAGGCGCTGACCGGAGGCACCGTCGGCCAGTGGTACTCCGTCACGCTGAGCGCCGCCGGCGGCCGTGCCCCGCTGAGCTGGCGCCTCGCGGAGGACTTCGTCGCCACGGGCCTTTCCCTGTCGTCCACGGGCACCCTGTCGGGCACTCCCGCGCAGGCGGCGGAAAGCACTCTGTCCGTCACGGTGGAGGACGCGGATGGACAGACGGCCTCGCGGGAGCTGACGCTCTCCGTCGCGGCGGCCGGCGCCCCCGTGTTCACGGTGGGCCAGTGGAACCTCACCTACTTCGGCTCCGACTCGCGCGGTCCGGTGAACTCCTCGTCGGATGGTGGCACGTCGGATGACCTCCAGATTGCCGGCGCGCGCGACATCATGCGCGAGCTGGGCGCCAACCTCTGGGCCGTGGTGGAGATGGTGGACACCTCCGACTTCGACCTGCTCAAGGCCCAGCTTCCGGGCTTCGACGGCTTCCTCGCCAACAACGCCGCCTTCGTCTCCGGCGGCACCTCTCCTTATGGCACCAGCAGCCAGAAGGTGGGCGTGCTCTATGACAGCTCCCTCACCTTCCAGAGCGCGAGCCTGGTCCGGGTGGGCAACAGCAGCGACTTCTCGGACCGCCCGCCCCTGCGCGTGGACTTCACCACGGAGATCGCCGGTGAGGAGACGCAGCTCACCGTCATCGTCGTCCACATGCGCGCCAACAGCTCCGACCCCACGGGCCCCCGTGAGGCCCGGGAGCGCGCCGCCGCGGCGCTGAAGACGTACCTGGACGACACGCTGCCCACGCAGCACGTGTTCGTCATCGGGGATTGGAATGACGACGTGGACGAGTCCATCTCGCTCGACCCCACCACCCAGGCGCCGCTGGCCACGCCCTACCAGCACTTCGTCTCCGACAGCGCGCGCTACACCTTCATCACCCGCGAGCTGTCCCTGGCGGGCGGCGCCACCACCATCGGCTTCGAGAACATCGTCGACCACACGCTGGCCAGCAACGAGGCCGCGGACCGGTACATCCCCGACTCCGCGAGCATCCTCTACGCGGACGAGTGGTTCCCCGACTTCCTCAACGTCGTGAGCGACCACCGCCCCGTCATCAGCCGCTACACCTTCAGCGCCCAGACGGGCCCCTTCGTGCGCCTGAAGGCGCCCCACGGCGGCACGTACCAGGGCGGCAGCACGCTGCCCATCACCTGGACCTCCTGGGGCGTGGGCCAGGTGCGCGTCGAGGTCTCCACCAACGGGGGCACCGACTGGAGCACGGTGGCCAGCGCGGTCCCCGCGGCGCAAGGCCGCTTCGCCTGGAACGTCCCGGACGAGAACGCCGCGCAGGTCCTCGTGCGCGTGGTGGATGCCTTCAACCCCGCGAACGTGGACACGAGCCGCGAGGCGCTGAGCATCGTCGGTGGGCCCGCGCGCGTGTTCATCAACGAGGTGCTCGCCCACGAGGGAACCCAGACGGCGGCCCACGAGTTCGTCGAGCTGGTCAACGCGAGCCCCTTCCCCGTGGACCTCTCCGGCTGGACGCTGTGGGACGCCACCAACGGCGCCGCGCGCCACGTCTTCGCGGCGGGCACGCAGTTGGGCGGCGGGCAGGCCGTGGTCGTGTTCGGCGGCGCCGCCGCGGTGCCCTCGGGACAGGCGAACGCGCTGGCCGCGTCGGGCGGGCTGCTGGGCCTGGGCAACAGCAGCGACTCCGTGCGGCTGCGACGCCAGGACAGCACGCTGGTGGACCAGTTCGACTACACGTCCGCCGTGCCGGGCGTCTCCGCGAACCGCTCGCCCGATGCGACGCCGGACGCCAGCTTCGTGCCGCACGACGCGCTACCGGCGGGCCTGGCGAGCTCCCCGGGCCTGCGCGCGGACGGCACCGCCTTCTGA
- a CDS encoding alpha/beta hydrolase family protein: protein MGAGLFAGGAAAAMGLRHALAPVSQDVQGLNPRGGAWYDLRLTGDGLMDNQVLWFLGHATHGQSDVGDVLETASRIQPGDETSWFEAWTKTAQRVQEQAQAAEAKGHLLSAGQAYARAANYYRAATMHYTDLEDPRTLEVTRRAATTFEKSHGLLGYDVQPLAIPYEGVTLAAYFVRSPHAKPSAPVILLHQGLHAWPEETKWVWDGAVRRGYHVLMFHGPGQGRSLREHRLSFRPDWEKAVSPVVDAAERIHGVDPRRILLMGLSFGGALAPRAAAFEPRIALVIANPGVLSWWESISSHFHRFLPGSLALLKSHPEKFDQAITALADRWPTARYWLRDVYWKHGAKSPSELFRKLEEFTNEAIVDRIRCPVLIMEGEAEDASPGQSQKLYDALRGPKHLMMFTHGEAAPLHCQAASTALAEARLFDWLDENV, encoded by the coding sequence ATGGGCGCCGGGCTCTTTGCCGGAGGCGCGGCGGCGGCCATGGGCCTGCGTCACGCGTTGGCGCCGGTGTCCCAGGATGTGCAGGGCCTCAACCCGCGCGGCGGCGCCTGGTACGACCTGCGGCTGACGGGCGACGGCCTCATGGACAACCAGGTCCTGTGGTTCCTGGGGCATGCCACCCATGGGCAGAGCGACGTGGGCGACGTGCTGGAGACGGCCAGCCGCATCCAACCCGGTGACGAGACGAGCTGGTTCGAGGCCTGGACGAAGACGGCGCAGCGGGTCCAGGAGCAGGCCCAGGCCGCGGAGGCCAAGGGCCACCTGCTAAGCGCCGGTCAGGCCTATGCGCGCGCGGCCAACTACTACCGCGCCGCGACGATGCACTACACCGACCTGGAGGACCCGCGGACGCTCGAGGTGACCCGCCGCGCGGCCACCACCTTCGAGAAGTCCCATGGGCTGCTCGGCTACGACGTGCAGCCGCTCGCCATCCCCTACGAGGGCGTGACGCTGGCCGCGTACTTCGTGCGCTCCCCTCATGCGAAGCCGAGCGCGCCCGTCATCCTCCTCCACCAGGGGCTGCACGCCTGGCCGGAGGAGACGAAGTGGGTCTGGGACGGAGCGGTCCGGCGCGGCTACCACGTGCTCATGTTCCACGGGCCCGGCCAGGGGCGCTCGCTGCGGGAACACCGACTGAGCTTCCGTCCGGACTGGGAGAAGGCCGTCTCGCCCGTGGTGGACGCGGCGGAGCGCATCCACGGCGTGGACCCTCGCCGCATCCTGCTCATGGGCCTGTCGTTCGGCGGCGCCCTGGCACCCCGCGCGGCGGCCTTCGAGCCTCGCATCGCCCTGGTCATCGCGAATCCAGGAGTGCTCAGTTGGTGGGAGTCCATCAGCTCGCACTTCCATCGCTTCCTCCCGGGCTCACTCGCGCTGCTCAAGTCGCATCCGGAGAAGTTCGACCAGGCCATCACCGCGCTCGCGGACCGTTGGCCCACGGCCCGGTACTGGTTGCGTGACGTGTATTGGAAACACGGAGCCAAGAGCCCCTCCGAGCTCTTTCGCAAGCTGGAGGAATTCACCAACGAGGCCATCGTCGACCGCATCCGCTGCCCGGTGCTCATCATGGAGGGTGAGGCCGAGGACGCCTCCCCCGGCCAATCCCAGAAGCTCTACGACGCGCTTCGCGGACCCAAACATCTGATGATGTTCACGCACGGAGAGGCCGCGCCGCTGCATTGTCAGGCGGCGTCCACGGCGCTCGCCGAGGCGCGGCTGTTCGACTGGCTGGACGAGAACGTCTGA
- a CDS encoding BamA/TamA family outer membrane protein: MTPLLTAILGALLATAPEEAPEGRFSVVPFLLPAYQPETSFLLGGAASLVYQPPASRGGRESQVMLAAAASTRGQFTLLLQPDVNLLEDRLNLTATASAARFPDRFFGLGANTRAEDEEDYTPIYVELELSPKWRIAPRLYVGPTVRYQHARFTQVAQDGAVQRTRGAAGGTTLQFGFAALYDSRDNTLNPVTGVLARLNLRSAQGAWGSDYVFGVLRLDVRRYVSLPWGQRHVLAMQGLVELRDGEPPFYDMGRLGGMELSRGYLEGRYRERQHLGAQVEYRAPLFWRLGGVAFVSAATVAHDPRDLHINDVKPAAGVGLRFAPMSDVPVNIRLDVAYGNEPSFYLNVGEAF, encoded by the coding sequence ATGACACCGCTGCTCACGGCGATTCTCGGAGCCCTCCTCGCCACCGCGCCCGAGGAGGCGCCGGAGGGGCGGTTCAGCGTCGTCCCCTTCCTCCTGCCCGCGTACCAACCCGAGACGAGCTTCCTGCTGGGCGGCGCGGCATCCCTCGTCTACCAGCCACCCGCGTCGCGAGGCGGCCGGGAGTCGCAGGTGATGCTGGCCGCCGCCGCGAGCACGCGCGGCCAGTTCACCCTCCTCCTCCAGCCGGATGTGAATCTGCTGGAGGACCGCCTCAACCTGACGGCCACCGCCAGCGCGGCGCGCTTCCCGGACCGCTTCTTCGGCCTGGGCGCGAACACCCGAGCAGAAGACGAGGAGGACTACACCCCCATCTATGTTGAGTTGGAGTTGAGCCCGAAGTGGCGCATCGCGCCCCGGCTCTACGTGGGCCCCACCGTGCGGTATCAGCACGCGCGCTTCACCCAGGTCGCCCAGGACGGGGCCGTCCAGCGGACCCGGGGGGCCGCGGGCGGCACGACGCTCCAGTTCGGATTCGCGGCGCTCTATGACTCGCGCGACAACACGCTCAATCCGGTGACGGGCGTGCTGGCGCGGCTCAACCTGCGCAGCGCCCAGGGCGCCTGGGGCTCGGACTACGTGTTCGGGGTGCTCCGGCTGGATGTCCGGCGCTACGTCTCGCTCCCCTGGGGACAGCGGCACGTGCTCGCGATGCAGGGGCTCGTCGAGCTGCGCGACGGAGAGCCACCCTTCTATGACATGGGCCGCCTGGGCGGCATGGAGCTGAGCCGGGGCTACCTGGAGGGCCGCTACCGCGAGCGCCAGCACCTGGGCGCCCAGGTGGAGTACCGCGCGCCCCTCTTCTGGCGCCTGGGAGGTGTGGCCTTCGTCTCCGCCGCCACGGTCGCCCATGACCCACGAGACCTGCATATCAATGACGTCAAACCCGCGGCCGGCGTGGGTTTGCGCTTCGCGCCAATGTCAGACGTGCCTGTAAATATCCGCCTAGATGTGGCCTACGGCAACGAGCCGAGCTTCTACCTGAACGTAGGCGAAGCCTTCTAA
- a CDS encoding TetR/AcrR family transcriptional regulator, whose protein sequence is MSTKEQEARERILRATIVCIGRDGLDATGIREIAREAQVNSAAISYYFRSKEKLVSLALEQTLDQAFGNVLEDFDRLRLEGLGIREAFEALLEDLLSNSLRYPYIAHAHFHDALAHQRYDGTAIQRLNGFLAEFAGRLAPAVPHLPENRLRMALTQVWSSLSLLSMMPRLFDQFILLDFGTLDTRRAWVQQSSRLLFVP, encoded by the coding sequence ATGAGTACCAAGGAGCAGGAGGCCCGGGAGCGCATCCTCCGGGCGACCATCGTGTGCATTGGCCGGGATGGACTGGATGCGACGGGCATCCGGGAGATTGCCCGCGAGGCGCAGGTGAACAGCGCGGCCATCAGCTACTACTTCCGGAGCAAGGAGAAGCTGGTGTCGCTGGCGTTGGAGCAGACGCTGGACCAGGCCTTCGGGAACGTCCTCGAGGACTTCGACCGGCTCCGGCTGGAGGGGCTCGGCATCCGGGAGGCCTTCGAGGCGCTGCTCGAGGACCTCCTGAGCAACAGCCTGCGCTACCCGTACATCGCCCACGCGCACTTCCACGATGCGTTGGCCCATCAGCGCTACGACGGCACGGCCATCCAGCGGCTCAACGGCTTCCTCGCGGAGTTCGCGGGACGCTTGGCCCCGGCCGTGCCGCACCTGCCGGAGAACCGGCTGCGGATGGCGCTGACCCAGGTGTGGTCCTCGCTCAGCCTGCTGTCGATGATGCCCCGGCTGTTCGACCAGTTCATCCTGCTGGACTTCGGCACGCTCGACACGCGGCGTGCCTGGGTCCAGCAGTCCTCACGGCTCCTCTTCGTGCCGTGA
- a CDS encoding trypsin-like serine peptidase: protein MHWLRTDTRARFVGALMGSLVLTTGCGPEESYLDGEEEVLMSTDKDKDGSRGRRQDALIYGHDSREDVYRHPDAHLRARAHQSTVAIMRPGDINASDPNNVSFNGGTLKNEANLCDTERFLNDPAASDCTGTLIDDDLVLTSGTCVVLGGDCENLRFVFNYYRDSPISYQRVTAQDVFQCAKVEVAKYGYWNGLAYNYAIIRLDRSATPRFTPAPVLPASAALDSNAPISIVGTSEGTPFKLDTNGTIRNGNPLTLDSFMAHTNTFWGQIGSAAYEPDTNTVVGMFTDGLADYTTNGACNVVNLCPNTGCPNVPVAEQYSYARPAIDEFCGVSTSRRLCGETTLANALTYSRANTQSALTNTAQATLSLVAGQTALIGTCGTPGSFASGDTVLRLYNAANTQVAVNDDTLGLGNRCSFIRYQVPTGASGDYTLRAGCYDDKACRATVTWSVGAASFSVANTQSATVNTSNHRVTLTEGQRLHVGTCGQPGATKVGDTFIRLFDPQGQEMAFNDDACGGTGSQIQYTVPAGKGGVWEVRAGCYSTGSCSGNLAWSTHGGTNTFVYETERTAGATVNTVNQDLALAAGQTLTVGTCGMANAYTPDDSLLRLMNAAGTQVTFNDDACGVASRITYVVPADGVYQLRAGCYGADACSGSVAYTTH, encoded by the coding sequence ATGCATTGGCTGCGTACGGATACGCGCGCCCGCTTCGTCGGCGCGCTGATGGGAAGTCTTGTCCTCACGACGGGCTGCGGCCCCGAGGAGTCCTACCTCGACGGCGAAGAGGAGGTCCTGATGTCCACGGACAAGGACAAGGATGGCTCGCGTGGCAGGCGCCAGGACGCGCTCATCTATGGCCATGACTCACGCGAAGACGTGTATCGCCATCCGGACGCGCACCTCCGGGCGCGCGCGCATCAGTCCACGGTGGCCATCATGCGGCCCGGGGACATCAACGCGTCGGATCCCAACAACGTCTCGTTCAACGGCGGAACGTTGAAGAACGAAGCCAACCTCTGCGACACCGAGCGTTTCCTCAATGACCCGGCGGCCTCGGACTGCACGGGCACGCTCATCGACGATGACCTCGTGCTCACGTCGGGGACGTGCGTCGTGCTCGGCGGCGACTGCGAGAACCTGCGCTTCGTCTTCAACTACTACCGCGACTCCCCCATCTCGTATCAGCGGGTGACGGCCCAGGACGTCTTCCAGTGCGCCAAGGTCGAGGTGGCGAAGTACGGCTATTGGAACGGCCTCGCCTACAACTACGCCATCATCCGGCTGGACCGCTCCGCCACGCCCCGCTTCACGCCCGCGCCCGTGCTCCCGGCGAGCGCCGCGTTGGACAGCAACGCGCCCATCTCCATCGTGGGCACCAGTGAAGGGACGCCCTTCAAGCTCGACACGAACGGGACCATCCGGAACGGCAACCCGCTCACGCTGGACTCCTTCATGGCCCACACGAACACCTTCTGGGGCCAGATTGGCTCCGCCGCCTACGAGCCCGATACGAATACGGTCGTCGGCATGTTCACTGATGGCCTCGCGGACTACACCACCAACGGCGCATGCAACGTCGTCAACCTCTGCCCCAACACGGGCTGCCCCAACGTGCCAGTCGCCGAGCAGTACAGCTATGCCCGGCCCGCCATCGACGAGTTCTGCGGCGTGTCCACCTCCCGCCGGCTGTGCGGTGAAACGACGCTGGCCAACGCGCTGACCTACAGCCGCGCCAACACCCAGAGCGCCCTGACGAATACGGCCCAGGCGACGCTGTCCCTCGTGGCGGGACAGACGGCGCTCATCGGCACGTGCGGGACGCCCGGCAGCTTCGCCAGCGGCGACACCGTGCTGCGGCTCTACAATGCAGCCAACACCCAGGTGGCCGTGAACGACGACACGCTCGGCCTCGGCAACCGCTGCTCCTTCATCCGCTATCAGGTGCCGACCGGTGCCTCGGGTGACTACACGCTGCGCGCGGGCTGCTACGACGACAAGGCCTGCCGCGCCACCGTCACCTGGAGCGTGGGGGCGGCCAGCTTCAGCGTCGCGAACACGCAATCCGCGACGGTGAACACCTCCAACCACCGCGTCACCCTGACGGAGGGACAGCGCCTGCACGTGGGCACCTGCGGCCAGCCCGGGGCCACCAAGGTGGGCGATACCTTCATCCGGCTGTTCGACCCCCAGGGCCAGGAGATGGCGTTCAACGACGACGCCTGCGGTGGCACCGGGTCGCAAATCCAGTACACCGTGCCCGCCGGCAAGGGCGGCGTCTGGGAGGTTCGCGCCGGCTGCTACTCCACCGGTTCGTGCAGCGGAAACCTCGCCTGGAGCACCCATGGCGGCACGAACACCTTCGTGTACGAGACGGAGCGCACCGCGGGCGCGACCGTGAACACCGTCAACCAGGACCTCGCGCTGGCCGCGGGACAGACGCTGACGGTGGGCACCTGCGGCATGGCCAACGCCTACACACCCGACGACAGCCTCCTGCGTCTGATGAACGCGGCGGGCACCCAGGTGACCTTCAACGACGACGCGTGCGGCGTGGCGTCGCGCATCACCTACGTCGTGCCCGCCGACGGCGTCTACCAGCTCCGCGCGGGCTGCTACGGCGCCGACGCGTGCAGTGGCTCGGTGGCGTACACCACGCACTGA